A single window of Echinimonas agarilytica DNA harbors:
- the petA gene encoding ubiquinol-cytochrome c reductase iron-sulfur subunit, which translates to MSNAPIDSGRRRFLTATTAVVGGAGAVFAAVPFIQSWNPSAKAKAAGAPVEVDISKLEPGQLIRVEWRGKPVWVVKRTQNTLDELSAIGEQLRDPSSEEPQQPESCQNEFRSQKPDIFVAVGLCTHLGCSPTYLPDSFGEQVQGVKSGFFCPCHGSKFDMAGRVFQGVPAPLNLVIPPYTFVEETTILVGVEEGAA; encoded by the coding sequence ATGAGCAATGCGCCTATTGATTCTGGTCGTCGTCGATTTTTGACGGCAACTACGGCTGTGGTTGGTGGAGCGGGAGCTGTGTTTGCAGCTGTACCCTTCATTCAATCTTGGAACCCGAGTGCAAAAGCCAAAGCGGCTGGAGCACCGGTAGAAGTTGATATTAGTAAGTTGGAACCTGGCCAGCTAATTCGCGTCGAGTGGCGCGGAAAGCCTGTATGGGTTGTTAAACGTACGCAAAACACACTCGATGAGTTAAGTGCTATCGGTGAACAGTTGCGCGATCCAAGTTCTGAAGAGCCTCAACAACCTGAGTCTTGCCAGAACGAATTTCGTTCGCAAAAGCCCGATATTTTCGTGGCTGTGGGGTTGTGTACTCACCTGGGTTGTTCTCCGACTTACTTGCCGGATAGCTTTGGCGAACAAGTTCAAGGCGTTAAGTCTGGATTCTTTTGTCCATGTCACGGCTCTAAGTTTGATATGGCAGGTCGAGTTTTCCAAGGCGTACCTGCACCATTGAACTTGGTGATTCCGCCGTATACTTTTGTTGAAGAAACGACGATCTTGGTCGGTGTTGAAGAGGGAGCTGCATAA
- a CDS encoding cytochrome b, which yields MNGIMEWIEKRLPFMEAMNKHVVQYPAPKNFNFWYFFGSLAMLVLVNQIVTGIWLTMNYNPSGEGAFASIEYIMRDVDYGWLLRYMHSTGASAFFVVVYLHMFRGMMYGSYQKPRELLWLFGMLIFLVLMAEAFMGYLLPWGQMSFWGAQVIISLFGAIPYIGDDLTLWIRGDYVISGATLNRFFALHVIALPLVIVILVFLHIIALHEVGSNNPDGVDIKKPKGSVPEAEKSKFKFHSRYDKYDIVDAIPFHPYYTVKDIMGVAGFLILFCYVIFFNPEMGGYFLEKPNFEAANPLKTPEHIAPVWYFTSFYAILRAIPDKLLGVVAMGAAIVMLFLLPWLDRGTVKSIRYRSIWHKINLSQFVICFVILGVLGAIPATPGRTILAQITTFGYFAFFGLLWFYSKNEQTKPVPERVTK from the coding sequence ATGAACGGCATTATGGAGTGGATTGAAAAACGCTTACCGTTCATGGAAGCGATGAACAAGCACGTTGTTCAGTATCCTGCACCTAAGAACTTTAACTTCTGGTATTTCTTTGGCTCTTTAGCCATGTTGGTTTTAGTTAATCAGATTGTCACGGGCATCTGGTTGACGATGAACTACAACCCTTCAGGCGAAGGTGCGTTTGCCTCAATCGAATACATCATGCGTGATGTCGATTACGGTTGGTTGTTGCGATATATGCACTCTACAGGCGCTTCTGCATTCTTCGTCGTGGTGTATTTACACATGTTCCGTGGCATGATGTACGGTTCCTATCAGAAACCTCGTGAGTTGCTGTGGTTGTTCGGCATGCTGATTTTCCTTGTGCTGATGGCTGAAGCCTTTATGGGCTACCTGTTGCCATGGGGGCAAATGTCGTTCTGGGGGGCTCAGGTTATTATCTCGTTGTTTGGGGCTATTCCATACATCGGTGATGATTTAACGCTGTGGATTCGTGGTGACTACGTGATTTCAGGGGCAACCTTGAATCGTTTCTTTGCCTTGCATGTGATTGCTCTGCCATTGGTTATTGTAATCTTGGTGTTCTTGCATATTATCGCGCTGCACGAAGTGGGGTCGAATAACCCTGACGGGGTCGATATTAAGAAGCCGAAAGGCTCTGTGCCAGAAGCAGAGAAGAGCAAATTCAAGTTCCACTCACGCTATGACAAGTATGACATTGTAGACGCCATTCCATTCCACCCGTACTACACGGTGAAGGATATTATGGGTGTTGCAGGTTTCTTAATCTTGTTCTGCTATGTGATCTTCTTCAACCCAGAAATGGGCGGTTATTTCTTAGAAAAACCGAACTTTGAAGCTGCAAACCCGCTGAAGACGCCTGAGCATATTGCGCCAGTTTGGTACTTCACATCGTTCTACGCGATTCTACGTGCAATTCCTGACAAGTTGTTAGGTGTTGTAGCAATGGGAGCAGCGATCGTGATGTTGTTCTTATTACCTTGGTTAGACCGTGGCACAGTGAAATCGATTCGATACCGTAGCATTTGGCACAAAATCAACCTGTCTCAATTTGTTATCTGTTTCGTTATTCTTGGAGTGTTGGGTGCAATTCCAGCAACACCAGGTCGTACGATTTTGGCTCAGATCACTACATTCGGATACTTCGCATTCTTTGGACTCCTGTGGTTCTACAGTAAGAATGAGCAGACTAAACCTGTACCAGAGAGGGTCACTAAATGA
- a CDS encoding cytochrome c1: MKSLILVLSLLMPSMALAAGSSVPLDHANVDLSDKASLQRGAKLFMNYCFGCHSTQYQRYERVATDLGIPIPLMQEHLVVTGVKVGELMENSVEDSQAEKWFGAAPPDLTLVSRVRGADWIYTYLRGFYVDETRPFGVNNVVFPSVGMPHVLEELQGIPTKHYETRLVDGEEKQVYLGIQTDGSGEMSVDEYDRAVLDLVNFLKYSAEPIALERQRMGYWVLGFLFILLIISYFLKKEFWRDVH, encoded by the coding sequence ATGAAGTCATTGATTCTAGTTCTGAGTTTGCTAATGCCGTCAATGGCATTGGCAGCAGGTAGTAGTGTTCCTCTTGATCACGCAAATGTTGATTTGAGCGATAAAGCTTCTCTGCAGCGTGGTGCAAAATTGTTTATGAACTATTGTTTTGGTTGCCATAGCACTCAATATCAACGATATGAGCGTGTTGCGACCGACTTAGGTATTCCAATTCCGTTGATGCAAGAGCACTTAGTGGTGACGGGTGTTAAAGTTGGCGAGCTGATGGAAAATTCAGTTGAGGACAGCCAAGCCGAAAAGTGGTTTGGAGCTGCTCCGCCAGATTTAACCTTGGTTTCGCGCGTTCGCGGAGCTGACTGGATTTATACTTATTTACGTGGTTTTTATGTAGATGAAACCCGCCCGTTTGGTGTGAATAACGTTGTATTCCCAAGTGTTGGGATGCCGCATGTGTTGGAAGAGCTTCAAGGGATTCCGACTAAACACTATGAAACTCGTCTCGTTGATGGCGAAGAAAAGCAAGTTTATCTTGGTATTCAAACGGACGGTTCTGGTGAAATGAGCGTGGATGAATACGACCGAGCAGTTCTCGATTTGGTGAACTTCTTGAAGTATTCAGCAGAGCCTATTGCACTCGAGCGTCAACGCATGGGTTATTGGGTATTAGGGTTCTTGTTTATCTTGTTGATTATTTCTTACTTCTTGAAGAAAGAGTTTTGGCGAGATGTACACTAA
- the sspA gene encoding stringent starvation protein SspA → MAVAANKRSVMTLFSSADDLYSHQVRIVLAEKGVTFEAIYVGPEGQSEELAEVNPYTSVPTLVDRDLVLYRAQIITEYLDERFPHPPLMPVYPVARGRSRLMMHRIEHDWYSLFNNIVTGVNVEDSRRELRESLLAIAPIFNETPYFMSEEFSLTDCFLAPLLWRLPVLGIELSGRGSKELKEYMKRLFERESFKASMTEAEREIHSH, encoded by the coding sequence ATGGCTGTAGCTGCCAACAAACGTTCTGTAATGACTTTGTTTTCTAGTGCTGATGACTTGTATAGTCACCAGGTTCGCATTGTACTTGCTGAAAAGGGAGTCACTTTTGAAGCGATTTATGTGGGGCCGGAAGGTCAATCTGAAGAGCTTGCTGAAGTAAACCCTTATACCAGTGTTCCAACATTAGTCGACCGTGATTTAGTCTTGTATCGCGCGCAGATTATTACTGAATACTTAGATGAGCGTTTTCCGCATCCGCCGTTGATGCCGGTTTATCCTGTTGCACGTGGCCGTAGCCGCTTAATGATGCATCGTATCGAGCATGACTGGTATTCTCTGTTCAACAACATTGTGACCGGTGTGAACGTTGAAGATTCGCGTCGTGAGTTGCGTGAAAGCTTATTGGCCATTGCGCCAATCTTCAACGAAACGCCTTACTTCATGAGTGAAGAGTTTAGTTTGACGGATTGCTTCCTTGCGCCTCTATTGTGGCGTTTGCCTGTACTTGGCATCGAGTTGTCTGGTCGCGGCAGCAAAGAACTGAAGGAATACATGAAGCGTTTGTTTGAACGTGAATCGTTTAAAGCGTCGATGACTGAAGCTGAGCGTGAAATTCACTCGCATTAA